A region from the Sebastes umbrosus isolate fSebUmb1 chromosome 18, fSebUmb1.pri, whole genome shotgun sequence genome encodes:
- the LOC119476901 gene encoding kinesin-like protein KIF3C isoform X2, with the protein MSKNKSSESVKVVVRCRPLNRKEEHGGPAAGGSIVKMDLRLGQVILRNPRAPSSEPQKTFTFDAVYDANSKQRDLYDESVRPLIDSVLAGFNGTIFAYGQTGTGKTYTMQGAWMDPEKRGVIPNAFDHIFTHISRSQSDRQYLVRASYLEIYLEEVRDLLDPNHGNARALELRESPESGVYVRDLTSCVCKSIKEIEEVMNVGNQARAVGATDMNEHSSRSHALFLITVECSQPGPDGRKHIRVGRLNLVDLAGSERQAKTGVQGERLKEAAKINLSLSALGNVISALADGRSGHVPYRDSKLTRLLQDSLGGNAKTVMVATLGPAPQHYDETLTTLRYANRAKNIQNQPRVNEDPKDALLREFQMEIARLRAQLHHRKWRSKQKKEQVDGEGWERDGDEETDGEEEEEEVEKEAEEYVKLEEQRLEREKQDIREDQFMLAEEKQRLLGEKERMMGDLRKEQEATEQLTAKYKAMESKLLVGGKNIIDHTNEQQKMLEVKRHEIAEQTQSEREIQQQMLVRDDETVELRETFTSLQQEVEAKTKKLKKLYAKLQCIKAEIQDVNDEHVRSRQELEQTQNELTRELKFKYLIIENFIPPEEKNKIMNRLTFDTEEDQWKFQPLVPAESKSSQMKKRPASAVGYKRPISQYARVAIAMGAHSRYRAENIMFLELDMTPPNTASLDRSAESESNQSHSLDNSPTKDGGIRKSRSWCQTPKSITSSSSNVSLAACHTATPMTAQ; encoded by the exons atgtcaaaaaataagAGCAGCGAGTCAGTGAAGGTGGTAGTTCGATGCCGCCCTCTGAACCGGAAGGAGGAGCACGGTGGGCCTGCTGCGGGCGGCAGCATCGTGAAAATGGACCTGCGGCTCGGACAGGTGATCCTCAGAAACCCTCGAGCGCCATCCAGCGAGCCGCAGAAAACATTCACGTTCGACGCGGTTTACGACGCGAACTCCAAACAGCGAGATTTGTACGACGAGAGCGTGCGGCCGCTGATAGATTCGGTGCTCGCGGGGTTCAACGGCACCATATTTGCGTACGGACAAACCGGAACCGGGAAGACGTACACCATGCAGGGGGCGTGGATGGACCCGGAGAAACGGGGCGTGATCCCCAACGCGTTCGACCACATCTTCACGCACATCTCCCGCTCGCAGTCCGATAGGCAATACCTGGTGCGGGCGTCCTACCTCGAGATCTATCTGGAGGAGGTTCGGGATCTGCTCGATCCCAACCACGGCAACGCCAGAGCCCTGGAGCTCAGGGAGAGTCCGGAGTCCGGCGTGTACGTGCGTGACCTCACGTCGTGCGTCTGCAAGAGCATCAAGGAAATCGAGGAGGTGATGAACGTGGGCAACCAGGCGAGGGCGGTCGGGGCGACGGACATGAACGAACACTCGTCTCGGTCTCACGCCTTGTTCCTGATCACGGTGGAGTGCAGCCAGCCCGGGCCGGATGGGAGGAAGCACATCCGGGTCGGCCGCCTCAACCTGGTGGATCTGGCTGGCAGCGAGCGCCAAGCCAAGACAGGCGTCCAGGGAGAGCGCCTCAAAGAGGCCGCCAAGATCAACCTGTCCTTGTCGGCGCTGGGGAACGTGATCTCAGCACTGGCCGATGGGCGCAGCGGCCACGTGCCGTACCGGGACTCAAAGCTTACCCGACTGTTGCAGGACTCTTTGGGCGGGAACGCCAAAACCGTCATGGTGGCCACCTTAGGCCCAGCCCCACAGCACTACGACGAGACCCTCACCACCCTCCGCTACGCCAACCGGGCCAAGAACATCCAGAACCAGCCCAGAGTCAACGAGGATCCCAAGGACGCTCTGCTGCGCGAGTTCCAGATGGAGATCGCTCGCCTCAGGGCCCAGCTCCACCACAGGAAGTGGAGGAGCAAACAGAAGAAGGAGCAGGTGGACGGCGAGGGctgggagagagacggagacgaAGAGACGgacggcgaggaggaggaggaggaggtggagaaggaggCGGAGGAGTACGTGAAGCTGGAGGAGCAGCGGTTGGAGAGGGAGAAACAGGACATCAGAGAAGATCAGTTCATGTTGGCTGAGGAGAAGCAGAGGCTCctgggagagaaggagaggatgaTGGGAGATCTGAGGAAGGAGCAGGAAGCCACCGAGCAGCTCACCGCCAAGTACAAG gCGATGGAGAGCAAACTGCTGGTTGGTGGGAAGAACATCATCGATCACACCAACGAGCAGCAGAAGATGCTGGAGGTGAAAAGGCACGAGATTGCTGAGCAG ACGCAAAGCGAGAGGGAGATCCAGCAGCAGATGTTGGTCCGGGACGACGAGACGGTGGAGCTGAGAGAGACGTTCACTTCTCTACAGCAGGAAGTCGAGGCCAAGACCAAGAAACTCAAGAAG CTGTATGCCAAGCTTCAGTGCATCAAAGCGGAGATCCAGGACGTGAACGACGAGCACGTGAGGAGCCGACAGGAGCTGGAACAAACTCAGAACGAGCTCACCAGAGAGCTCAAGTTCAA GTATCTGATCATAGAGAACTTCATCCCTCCAGAGGAGAAGAACAAGATCATGAACAGACTGACCTTCGACACCGAGGAGGACCAGTGGAAGTTTCAGCCTCTCGTTCCCGCTGAAAG TAAATCCTCACAGATGAAGAAAAGGCCGGCATCTGCAGTCGGATACAAACGACCAATCAGCCAGTACGCCAGGGTTGCCATAGCGATGGGAGCTCACTCCAGATACAGG gcggaGAACATCATGTTTCTGGAGCTGGACATGACTCCTCCGAACACCGCCTCGCTGGATCGCTCAGCAGAGTCGGAGTCGAACCAAAGTCACTCTCTGGACAACTCGCCCACCAAGGATGGAGGCATCCGCAAGTCTCGGTCCTG gTGTCAGACCCCGAAATCCatcacttcctcctcttctaATGTCTCCTTGGCAGCGTGTCACACTGCCACGCCCATGACGGCGCAGTAA
- the LOC119476901 gene encoding kinesin-like protein KIF3C isoform X1: protein MSKNKSSESVKVVVRCRPLNRKEEHGGPAAGGSIVKMDLRLGQVILRNPRAPSSEPQKTFTFDAVYDANSKQRDLYDESVRPLIDSVLAGFNGTIFAYGQTGTGKTYTMQGAWMDPEKRGVIPNAFDHIFTHISRSQSDRQYLVRASYLEIYLEEVRDLLDPNHGNARALELRESPESGVYVRDLTSCVCKSIKEIEEVMNVGNQARAVGATDMNEHSSRSHALFLITVECSQPGPDGRKHIRVGRLNLVDLAGSERQAKTGVQGERLKEAAKINLSLSALGNVISALADGRSGHVPYRDSKLTRLLQDSLGGNAKTVMVATLGPAPQHYDETLTTLRYANRAKNIQNQPRVNEDPKDALLREFQMEIARLRAQLHHRKWRSKQKKEQVDGEGWERDGDEETDGEEEEEEVEKEAEEYVKLEEQRLEREKQDIREDQFMLAEEKQRLLGEKERMMGDLRKEQEATEQLTAKYKAMESKLLVGGKNIIDHTNEQQKMLEVKRHEIAEQTQSEREIQQQMLVRDDETVELRETFTSLQQEVEAKTKKLKKYLKLYAKLQCIKAEIQDVNDEHVRSRQELEQTQNELTRELKFKYLIIENFIPPEEKNKIMNRLTFDTEEDQWKFQPLVPAESKSSQMKKRPASAVGYKRPISQYARVAIAMGAHSRYRAENIMFLELDMTPPNTASLDRSAESESNQSHSLDNSPTKDGGIRKSRSWCQTPKSITSSSSNVSLAACHTATPMTAQ, encoded by the exons atgtcaaaaaataagAGCAGCGAGTCAGTGAAGGTGGTAGTTCGATGCCGCCCTCTGAACCGGAAGGAGGAGCACGGTGGGCCTGCTGCGGGCGGCAGCATCGTGAAAATGGACCTGCGGCTCGGACAGGTGATCCTCAGAAACCCTCGAGCGCCATCCAGCGAGCCGCAGAAAACATTCACGTTCGACGCGGTTTACGACGCGAACTCCAAACAGCGAGATTTGTACGACGAGAGCGTGCGGCCGCTGATAGATTCGGTGCTCGCGGGGTTCAACGGCACCATATTTGCGTACGGACAAACCGGAACCGGGAAGACGTACACCATGCAGGGGGCGTGGATGGACCCGGAGAAACGGGGCGTGATCCCCAACGCGTTCGACCACATCTTCACGCACATCTCCCGCTCGCAGTCCGATAGGCAATACCTGGTGCGGGCGTCCTACCTCGAGATCTATCTGGAGGAGGTTCGGGATCTGCTCGATCCCAACCACGGCAACGCCAGAGCCCTGGAGCTCAGGGAGAGTCCGGAGTCCGGCGTGTACGTGCGTGACCTCACGTCGTGCGTCTGCAAGAGCATCAAGGAAATCGAGGAGGTGATGAACGTGGGCAACCAGGCGAGGGCGGTCGGGGCGACGGACATGAACGAACACTCGTCTCGGTCTCACGCCTTGTTCCTGATCACGGTGGAGTGCAGCCAGCCCGGGCCGGATGGGAGGAAGCACATCCGGGTCGGCCGCCTCAACCTGGTGGATCTGGCTGGCAGCGAGCGCCAAGCCAAGACAGGCGTCCAGGGAGAGCGCCTCAAAGAGGCCGCCAAGATCAACCTGTCCTTGTCGGCGCTGGGGAACGTGATCTCAGCACTGGCCGATGGGCGCAGCGGCCACGTGCCGTACCGGGACTCAAAGCTTACCCGACTGTTGCAGGACTCTTTGGGCGGGAACGCCAAAACCGTCATGGTGGCCACCTTAGGCCCAGCCCCACAGCACTACGACGAGACCCTCACCACCCTCCGCTACGCCAACCGGGCCAAGAACATCCAGAACCAGCCCAGAGTCAACGAGGATCCCAAGGACGCTCTGCTGCGCGAGTTCCAGATGGAGATCGCTCGCCTCAGGGCCCAGCTCCACCACAGGAAGTGGAGGAGCAAACAGAAGAAGGAGCAGGTGGACGGCGAGGGctgggagagagacggagacgaAGAGACGgacggcgaggaggaggaggaggaggtggagaaggaggCGGAGGAGTACGTGAAGCTGGAGGAGCAGCGGTTGGAGAGGGAGAAACAGGACATCAGAGAAGATCAGTTCATGTTGGCTGAGGAGAAGCAGAGGCTCctgggagagaaggagaggatgaTGGGAGATCTGAGGAAGGAGCAGGAAGCCACCGAGCAGCTCACCGCCAAGTACAAG gCGATGGAGAGCAAACTGCTGGTTGGTGGGAAGAACATCATCGATCACACCAACGAGCAGCAGAAGATGCTGGAGGTGAAAAGGCACGAGATTGCTGAGCAG ACGCAAAGCGAGAGGGAGATCCAGCAGCAGATGTTGGTCCGGGACGACGAGACGGTGGAGCTGAGAGAGACGTTCACTTCTCTACAGCAGGAAGTCGAGGCCAAGACCAAGAAACTCAAGAAG TACCTCAAG CTGTATGCCAAGCTTCAGTGCATCAAAGCGGAGATCCAGGACGTGAACGACGAGCACGTGAGGAGCCGACAGGAGCTGGAACAAACTCAGAACGAGCTCACCAGAGAGCTCAAGTTCAA GTATCTGATCATAGAGAACTTCATCCCTCCAGAGGAGAAGAACAAGATCATGAACAGACTGACCTTCGACACCGAGGAGGACCAGTGGAAGTTTCAGCCTCTCGTTCCCGCTGAAAG TAAATCCTCACAGATGAAGAAAAGGCCGGCATCTGCAGTCGGATACAAACGACCAATCAGCCAGTACGCCAGGGTTGCCATAGCGATGGGAGCTCACTCCAGATACAGG gcggaGAACATCATGTTTCTGGAGCTGGACATGACTCCTCCGAACACCGCCTCGCTGGATCGCTCAGCAGAGTCGGAGTCGAACCAAAGTCACTCTCTGGACAACTCGCCCACCAAGGATGGAGGCATCCGCAAGTCTCGGTCCTG gTGTCAGACCCCGAAATCCatcacttcctcctcttctaATGTCTCCTTGGCAGCGTGTCACACTGCCACGCCCATGACGGCGCAGTAA